The following proteins come from a genomic window of Aphelocoma coerulescens isolate FSJ_1873_10779 chromosome 18, UR_Acoe_1.0, whole genome shotgun sequence:
- the LOC138120148 gene encoding uncharacterized protein isoform X3, with protein MEEPLPVIACDRQGISSALLASKATEALKTLGRRYHGIQRQQPSDSRTFPGSESQPSFCTRDADGLNLWQSAPYRMQTDEICVRAPKTGRGGSRKKEVKLDSSSQGRWSEGVRFFYAEPSRRPPDRPGLPPS; from the exons ATGGAAGAACCATTACCGGTAATCGCTTGCGATCGGCAGGGAATTTCCTCG GCTCTTTTAGCCTCTAAAGCAACAGAGGCTTTGAAGACATTGGGAAGAAGATACCATGGAATACAG AGACAACAGCCCAGCGACAGCAGGACCTTCCCGGGTAGCGAGAGCCAGCCTTctttttgcacccgag atgcagatggattaaatctgtggcagagcgccccataccgg atgcagacggatGAAATCTGTGTCAGGGCGCCCAAGACCGGGCGAGGGGGTTCCCGCAAGAAG GAGGTAAAGCTGGATAGCAGTAGTCAAGGTCGATGGAGCGAG ggggTCCGCTTTTTTTATGCCGAACCTTCTCGCCGACCGCCCGACAGACCCGGTTTGCCACCGTCGTGA